A segment of the Bacteroidota bacterium genome:
TAATGTTTTTTGGAACCCTCATTAATAACACAAAGCCAATTACGAAAAAAGCGATTAAAGCGAGTACAGAATTTCGCATACCTCCGGTTACTTCCGCAATAATTCCGAACGACATAGTACCAAGTATCATTCCCATTTTTTCCATTACATCATAGAAACTGAAATAACTGGCATGGTCTTCAGTTTCGGGTAATAACTTTGAATACGTTGAGCGTGACAAAGCCTGAATTCCGCCCATTACAAAGCCAACCAGTGCTGCAACAATGTAAAAATGTATTGGAAGTGTAACCACAAAATAAGTAAAGGCGCAAATGAAAATCCAAATTAGAATTGCTACACTTAATGCCTTAATACTATCAGTTTTTCGAGCCAGCCATGAAAAAACAAAAGAACCTGCAATACCTAAAAACTGAATTAGAAGTATACTAATAATTAAAGAAGAGGTTTTGGTTTGTTCATCGGGCCATGTAATTTCCTTGCGTGCGAATAACACTGCCATTACCATAACGGTTTGCACACCCATGTTGTAAAAGAAATAAGCATAGAGAAAGCGTTTTAATTTTTTCTGACGGAGAGCCTGAAACACGACTATTTTTAATTCGGAAAAACCCTTTGAAAAAATATTATTTTTTTCACCGTGCTGATGTCCGCCAACAATATTAGGAAGCTTAGAAAAAGTATATTGAGCAAAACCAATCCACCACACTCCTACTAAAAGAAAAGAATATTTCGCCGGCCATTTAAGGACCATAATGGTTATTAAACAAACAATTAATAAGAGCGAACTGCCGAAGTACCCCATAGCAAATCCGCGTGCGCTGACCTTATCTTGATTTTCGGGTGAAGCAATTTCGGGCAAGTAGGAATTGTAATAAACCAAACTGCCCCAAAAGCCAATTGTGGCGAAAATGAAAGGAATAAAACTTAACTCGAGATGCTCACGGTTAAAAAAGAATAAGCCCATGCAGGAAAGAGAACCCAGGTAGCAAAAGAATTGAAGAAAGCGTTTTTTGTTTCCGAGATAATCGGCCACGCCACTAAGAATTGGAACAATTAGCACAACAATAAAAAGTGCAAACGAATACACATAGGAATAAATAGTTGTATTATGAATTTCATAACCAAATACATTTACCACATCGCCAATGAAATTTTTATTACCATCGTGCGACGTGATGTATTCGTAATAATTAGGAAAAATGGCTGATGTTATTACAAGCGGAAAAACTGAATTAGCCCAATCATAAAATGTCCAGGCACGAATAGTTTTTTTGTCGTCCTTTTTTATATCCATATTACTTTTTTACGATTTCGAATTCAACGCGTCGGTTTTTAATTCGTCCTTCTTCCGTATCATTGCTAGCGATTGGTTGATCGGAACCATAACCCTTAAAATACATTTTGTTTTGAACTCCCTTTTTAATCAGGTATTCGAAAACCTCACGCGCACGTTGTTCAGAAAGTTTTTGGTTCTTCTTTGCGCTACCTATATTGTCGCTATGTCCGCCAATTCTGATTTCCATATGGGGATTTCGAAGGAGGTACTGTGCCAATTTATTT
Coding sequences within it:
- a CDS encoding MFS transporter, with protein sequence MDIKKDDKKTIRAWTFYDWANSVFPLVITSAIFPNYYEYITSHDGNKNFIGDVVNVFGYEIHNTTIYSYVYSFALFIVVLIVPILSGVADYLGNKKRFLQFFCYLGSLSCMGLFFFNREHLELSFIPFIFATIGFWGSLVYYNSYLPEIASPENQDKVSARGFAMGYFGSSLLLIVCLITIMVLKWPAKYSFLLVGVWWIGFAQYTFSKLPNIVGGHQHGEKNNIFSKGFSELKIVVFQALRQKKLKRFLYAYFFYNMGVQTVMVMAVLFARKEITWPDEQTKTSSLIISILLIQFLGIAGSFVFSWLARKTDSIKALSVAILIWIFICAFTYFVVTLPIHFYIVAALVGFVMGGIQALSRSTYSKLLPETEDHASYFSFYDVMEKMGMILGTMSFGIIAEVTGGMRNSVLALIAFFVIGFVLLMRVPKNINEAR